The proteins below are encoded in one region of Methanoculleus taiwanensis:
- a CDS encoding nuclear transport factor 2 family protein produces the protein MLDEKSNETVKERLKEYGAAYSRRDPDAVLALTAPEFMAFGSGSDEVCTDPEEYRLGLERDFIQCDALSMEFEDIRVAGTGDVAWTAARCTITPTFEGKSEPLEGRMTAVFRREGETWLCTLTHFSLPCAEQEEGESFPATD, from the coding sequence ATGCTTGACGAAAAATCGAACGAGACGGTTAAAGAGAGACTGAAAGAGTACGGCGCCGCATACAGCCGCCGCGACCCCGATGCGGTGCTCGCGCTGACCGCTCCGGAGTTCATGGCCTTCGGGTCGGGATCGGACGAGGTCTGCACCGACCCCGAGGAGTACCGGCTCGGGCTCGAGCGGGACTTCATCCAGTGCGACGCGCTCTCGATGGAGTTTGAGGATATCCGGGTCGCGGGAACGGGAGACGTCGCCTGGACCGCCGCACGGTGCACGATCACCCCGACGTTCGAGGGGAAGAGCGAACCGCTCGAAGGGAGGATGACCGCCGTCTTCAGGCGCGAGGGCGAAACCTGGCTCTGCACACTCACCCACTTCTCGCTGCCGTGCGCGGAACAGGAAGAAGGCGAGTCGTTCCCGGCAACCGACTAA
- a CDS encoding DsrE family protein, translating to MTKTYRVVLHLDEGYRATTTLVNVRNLLEDLGVDAVEEVKVVVYADGVYALRTGDRHEGAVRFALCRGGLETHGLVPDDFRGAGFELVSSGVAELVRLQAAG from the coding sequence ATGACCAAAACGTATCGTGTGGTGCTCCACCTCGACGAGGGCTACCGGGCGACGACGACGCTCGTCAATGTCAGGAACCTGCTCGAGGATCTCGGTGTCGATGCCGTAGAGGAGGTGAAGGTTGTCGTGTATGCCGACGGTGTGTACGCCCTGCGGACCGGGGATCGGCATGAGGGGGCCGTGCGGTTCGCTCTCTGCAGGGGGGGTCTCGAGACGCACGGGCTTGTGCCCGACGATTTTCGAGGGGCGGGGTTCGAGCTCGTCTCGTCGGGTGTCGCCGAACTTGTACGGCTCCAGGCCGCAGGGTGA
- a CDS encoding 30S ribosomal protein S6e, with the protein MVDFKVVLSDPKSGRSYKIDAAGAVAGAFVGKRIGEAIDGNALGLAGYTVEITGGTDKTGIPARRDLPGSGRRRLLLSESTGFHPTYDGERRRKSVRGGEISQDFVQVNAIVKTYGEKSLQDYFGPKEAAE; encoded by the coding sequence ATGGTGGATTTTAAAGTAGTTCTCTCCGACCCGAAATCGGGTCGGTCATACAAAATCGACGCAGCCGGCGCTGTGGCGGGTGCATTCGTCGGGAAGCGTATCGGTGAAGCGATAGACGGCAACGCTCTCGGTCTTGCGGGCTACACCGTTGAGATCACCGGCGGGACGGACAAGACTGGTATTCCTGCGCGGCGGGACCTTCCCGGCTCGGGACGCAGGAGACTGCTTCTCTCGGAGAGCACCGGGTTTCATCCCACGTACGACGGCGAACGCCGCCGGAAATCCGTTCGCGGCGGCGAGATCAGCCAGGACTTTGTTCAGGTCAACGCCATCGTGAAGACCTACGGCGAAAAATCGCTGCAGGACTACTTCGGACCGAAGGAAGCTGCAGAATAA
- a CDS encoding 30S ribosomal protein S8e, producing the protein MQWQGRSVRKATGGRYRPAQSKRRSEIGRAPADTHIGEDRRKLVRTYGGNQKVRALRATYATVANPATGENKKAQIQTVEANSANPNYVRRNLLTKGAIIKTEIGRARIVSRPGQDGVINAVLIE; encoded by the coding sequence ATGCAGTGGCAAGGTAGATCAGTACGAAAGGCAACCGGCGGTCGCTACCGCCCGGCCCAGAGCAAGAGGCGCTCGGAGATCGGAAGAGCACCCGCAGACACGCACATCGGCGAGGACCGCAGAAAACTCGTCCGCACCTACGGCGGCAACCAGAAGGTCCGGGCACTGCGTGCAACCTACGCAACCGTCGCGAACCCCGCGACCGGTGAGAACAAGAAGGCCCAGATCCAGACGGTCGAGGCAAACAGCGCGAACCCGAACTACGTTCGGCGTAACCTCCTCACCAAGGGCGCAATCATCAAGACCGAGATCGGTCGTGCCCGTATCGTCAGCAGGCCCGGCCAGGACGGCGTTATCAACGCAGTCCTGATCGAGTAA
- a CDS encoding aminotransferase-like domain-containing protein, whose translation MPYHFASRMQTTPRSFIRDILKTTERPEVISFAGGLPSPSLFAVEELRAAAEYVMKHAGESALQYSTTEGYLPLRTFIADRYKERLSLSVDPDEILITNGSQQCLDLIGKVLLDAGDPVLIERPGYLGAIQAFSLYEPEFHTVALGNDGPDTEELASVLGKHPSRFFYGVPNAQNPSGVTYSDAKRRAIADILAGTETLFVEDDAYGELRFDGKSLPSLRTYLPEKTIITGSFSKIVTPGLRMGWISAPREIIEQVNVAKQASDLHSNVLAQRIITRYLEENDLDAHIERIVGEYRARRDLMLSCIGESFPADISVTKPEGGMFLWVTLPDGCSTTTLLELALCENVAFVPGRAFYVDGGGDTAMRLNFSNASEAMIVEGIDRLGKAIRRLVG comes from the coding sequence ATGCCATACCACTTTGCTTCCCGGATGCAGACGACCCCGCGATCGTTCATCCGCGATATCCTGAAGACGACCGAACGGCCCGAGGTCATCTCGTTCGCCGGAGGGCTTCCGAGCCCCTCACTCTTCGCCGTCGAGGAACTCAGGGCGGCCGCCGAGTACGTCATGAAGCACGCGGGAGAGTCCGCCCTCCAATACAGCACGACCGAGGGGTACCTGCCGCTCCGCACCTTCATCGCCGACCGTTACAAGGAAAGGCTCAGCCTCTCCGTCGACCCGGACGAGATCCTGATCACGAACGGGTCGCAGCAGTGCCTCGACCTCATCGGAAAGGTGCTCCTTGATGCGGGCGACCCGGTTCTGATCGAGCGGCCGGGCTACCTCGGCGCCATTCAGGCATTCTCCCTCTACGAACCGGAGTTCCATACCGTCGCGCTCGGGAACGACGGGCCCGATACGGAGGAACTCGCAAGCGTGCTCGGGAAGCACCCGTCCCGGTTCTTCTACGGCGTCCCGAACGCCCAGAACCCATCGGGTGTCACGTACTCCGACGCGAAGCGGCGGGCGATCGCCGATATCCTCGCCGGCACGGAGACCCTCTTCGTCGAGGACGATGCCTACGGCGAACTCCGGTTCGACGGAAAGAGCCTCCCGTCGCTTCGGACGTACCTTCCGGAGAAGACGATCATCACCGGATCGTTCTCGAAGATCGTCACGCCGGGGCTGCGGATGGGGTGGATCTCTGCGCCACGGGAGATCATCGAGCAGGTGAACGTCGCAAAGCAGGCATCCGACCTCCACTCGAACGTCCTCGCCCAGCGGATCATCACCCGCTACCTGGAGGAGAACGACCTCGATGCCCATATCGAGCGCATCGTCGGGGAGTACCGGGCACGGCGCGATCTGATGCTCTCCTGCATCGGGGAGTCGTTCCCGGCAGATATCTCGGTCACGAAGCCCGAGGGCGGGATGTTCCTCTGGGTCACGCTCCCGGACGGCTGCTCGACGACAACACTCCTCGAGCTCGCGCTCTGCGAGAACGTCGCGTTCGTGCCTGGCCGGGCGTTCTACGTCGACGGCGGCGGCGATACCGCCATGCGCCTGAACTTCTCAAACGCGAGCGAAGCGATGATCGTCGAGGGGATAGACCGGCTCGGAAAGGCGATCCGCCGCCTCGTCGGGTAA
- a CDS encoding bifunctional metallophosphatase/5'-nucleotidase: protein MEHLTIMQMNDSHGYLELHPELFRVGNRAEYRMAGGYARIGTLLAQVREERRGEVLAFDCGDTIHGTYGAVTTRGEALVPILNALAFDGMTAHWEFAYGPERFRELAGRLRYPMLAVNCYDDATGDLVFPPYTVCETNSMQVGVIGIAATIVDKTMPASFSKGIHFTLGNEELPGYITLLREDEGVDLIVVVSHLGFPQEMQLAREVDGIDVLLSAHTHNRLYRPAVVNDTIVIQSGCHGSFLGRLDLTVENRRVTHYAHRLLTVDQEIRPDPEIEEMVNRTLAPSREELERVVGTTATALHRTLVLESTMDNLLLHALLDATGAEMAFSNGWRYGAPIPPGPVTVDDLWNIIPTNPPVSTVEITGRELLAMMEENLEHTFSRDPYNQMGGYVKRCLGITVYCKLENPPGNRIQEFFVGGRSLEPGRTYSAAFVTSQGVPGQYGEHRRHLDMSAIEALERYLAKGTVRAELRGTVTAI, encoded by the coding sequence ATGGAGCACTTGACGATCATGCAGATGAACGACTCCCACGGCTACCTGGAGCTCCACCCGGAACTCTTCAGGGTGGGGAACCGGGCGGAGTACCGGATGGCGGGAGGATATGCACGGATAGGCACGCTTCTTGCGCAGGTTCGGGAGGAGCGGCGCGGGGAGGTGCTGGCGTTCGACTGCGGGGATACCATCCACGGGACGTACGGGGCTGTCACGACCCGGGGGGAGGCGCTCGTTCCGATTCTGAACGCTCTTGCCTTCGACGGCATGACCGCTCACTGGGAGTTTGCTTACGGCCCGGAGCGGTTCCGCGAACTCGCAGGAAGGCTTCGTTATCCGATGCTCGCCGTCAACTGCTACGACGATGCGACCGGCGACCTTGTCTTTCCGCCCTATACCGTCTGCGAGACGAACTCAATGCAGGTCGGCGTCATCGGCATCGCCGCGACGATCGTCGACAAGACGATGCCGGCATCGTTTTCAAAGGGCATCCACTTCACCCTCGGGAACGAGGAGCTCCCGGGCTACATCACCCTGCTCCGCGAGGACGAGGGCGTCGATCTCATCGTGGTCGTCTCGCACCTCGGGTTTCCGCAGGAGATGCAGCTTGCGCGGGAGGTCGACGGGATCGACGTGCTGCTCTCCGCCCACACCCATAACCGGCTCTACCGGCCGGCAGTCGTGAACGATACCATCGTCATCCAGTCGGGCTGCCACGGCTCGTTCCTCGGGAGGCTGGATCTTACGGTGGAGAACCGCCGCGTCACGCACTACGCTCACCGGCTCCTCACCGTCGATCAGGAGATCCGGCCGGATCCGGAGATTGAGGAGATGGTGAACCGAACGCTCGCCCCCTCCCGCGAGGAACTCGAACGGGTCGTGGGGACGACGGCGACCGCACTCCACCGGACTCTGGTGCTGGAGTCGACGATGGACAACCTCCTCCTCCATGCACTGCTTGACGCCACCGGGGCGGAGATGGCCTTCTCGAACGGCTGGCGGTATGGGGCGCCGATCCCGCCCGGGCCGGTCACCGTCGACGACCTCTGGAACATCATCCCCACGAACCCGCCCGTCTCCACCGTCGAGATTACGGGGCGCGAACTCCTGGCGATGATGGAGGAGAACCTCGAGCATACCTTCTCCCGCGACCCTTACAATCAGATGGGGGGTTACGTCAAACGGTGCCTCGGGATAACTGTCTACTGCAAGCTTGAAAACCCGCCCGGCAATCGTATCCAGGAGTTCTTCGTGGGGGGCAGATCGCTTGAGCCCGGCCGGACGTACAGCGCTGCGTTCGTGACGTCGCAGGGCGTGCCCGGGCAGTACGGCGAGCATCGCCGGCATCTCGATATGTCTGCAATCGAGGCGCTGGAGCGCTACCTGGCGAAGGGGACTGTCCGGGCGGAGCTTCGCGGGACGGTTACGGCGATCTGA
- a CDS encoding histidinol phosphate phosphatase domain-containing protein — MYDLHTHTIYSDGELLPIELVRRAAVLGYRTLAITDHADSTNVTRLIKELQPVRESAESYGVAILIGVELTHVPPVEIPVLARRAREHGADIVVVHGETTVEPVAPGTNRAACTCEYVDLLAHPGLITLEDAKEAAERGIALEITARAGHNRTNGHVLRIAREAGCAVSVDSDAHAPSDLMTRDARKTVALGAGMTEAECIAALSLDVDRLLHRF, encoded by the coding sequence ATGTACGACCTTCACACGCACACGATCTACAGCGACGGCGAGCTCCTTCCGATCGAACTCGTACGCCGCGCTGCGGTCCTCGGCTATCGCACTCTCGCGATCACCGATCACGCGGACAGCACGAACGTGACCCGCCTTATCAAGGAACTCCAGCCGGTGCGGGAGTCCGCGGAGAGCTACGGGGTCGCTATTCTCATCGGTGTCGAGCTGACGCACGTTCCCCCTGTGGAGATTCCGGTTCTTGCCCGGAGAGCCCGCGAGCATGGTGCCGACATCGTCGTGGTGCACGGCGAGACGACGGTGGAGCCGGTGGCGCCGGGGACGAACCGTGCCGCCTGCACCTGTGAATACGTCGATCTCCTCGCGCATCCCGGGCTTATCACGCTGGAGGATGCGAAAGAGGCAGCAGAGCGCGGGATAGCACTCGAGATCACCGCGCGGGCAGGGCATAACAGGACGAACGGGCATGTGCTCCGGATCGCACGGGAGGCAGGATGCGCCGTTAGCGTGGATTCGGATGCGCACGCGCCTTCGGATCTGATGACGAGAGATGCGAGAAAAACGGTTGCGCTCGGAGCAGGGATGACGGAAGCGGAGTGCATTGCGGCGCTCTCCCTGGACGTCGATCGGCTCCTGCATCGGTTCTAA
- a CDS encoding transcription initiation factor IIB — protein MTEVEKLKQLQLQREALKKRGEQQIKEKEKKRTEETVQSTCPECGSRQLVHDYERAELVCQNCGLVLDEEFIDRGPEWRAFDHDQRMKRSRVGAPMTFTIHDKGLSTMIDWRNRDSYGRAISSKNRAQLYRLRKWQRRIRVSNATERNLAFALSELDRMASALGLPRNVRETAAVVYRDAVDKNLIRGRSIEGVAAAALYAACRQCSVPRTLDEIAEVSRVSRKEIGRTYRFISRELGLKLLPTSPIDYVPRFCSGLNLKGEVQSRAVEILRQAGERELTSGRGPTGVAAAAIYISSILGGERRTQREVAEVAGVTEVTIRNRYKELAEKLDIEIIL, from the coding sequence ATGACTGAAGTTGAAAAGCTGAAACAGCTGCAGTTGCAGCGTGAGGCCCTGAAGAAGAGAGGGGAGCAGCAGATAAAGGAGAAGGAGAAGAAGCGCACCGAAGAGACCGTCCAGTCGACCTGTCCCGAATGCGGTAGCCGCCAGCTCGTCCACGACTATGAGCGTGCGGAGCTTGTCTGCCAGAACTGCGGTCTCGTCCTCGATGAAGAGTTCATCGACCGCGGCCCTGAGTGGCGTGCCTTCGACCACGACCAGCGCATGAAGCGTTCCCGTGTCGGTGCGCCGATGACCTTCACGATCCACGACAAGGGTCTCTCGACGATGATCGACTGGCGGAACCGCGACTCGTACGGCCGTGCTATCTCCAGCAAGAACCGTGCCCAGCTCTACCGTCTCCGCAAGTGGCAGCGGCGTATCCGGGTCTCGAACGCAACCGAGCGGAACCTCGCGTTCGCGCTTTCCGAACTCGACCGGATGGCGTCGGCACTCGGTCTTCCCCGGAACGTCCGCGAGACCGCTGCGGTCGTCTACCGTGACGCCGTGGACAAGAACCTTATCCGCGGGCGGAGTATCGAGGGCGTCGCTGCGGCGGCCCTGTATGCGGCATGCCGGCAGTGCAGCGTTCCCCGGACGCTCGACGAGATCGCCGAGGTATCCCGGGTCTCGAGAAAAGAGATCGGCAGGACGTACCGGTTCATCTCCCGCGAGCTCGGATTAAAACTCCTCCCGACGTCGCCGATCGATTATGTGCCGCGCTTCTGCTCCGGTCTGAACCTCAAGGGTGAGGTGCAGAGCCGTGCCGTCGAGATCCTCCGACAGGCAGGAGAACGTGAATTAACGAGCGGCAGAGGGCCAACCGGGGTTGCAGCGGCCGCGATTTATATCTCGTCGATCCTCGGCGGAGAGCGCCGGACCCAGCGCGAGGTGGCCGAGGTTGCAGGGGTAACCGAGGTCACCATCAGGAACAGATATAAGGAACTGGCAGAAAAATTAGATATCGAGATCATACTCTGA
- a CDS encoding signal recognition particle subunit SRP19/SEC65 family protein, translating into MSPERILYPCYFDAALLCREGRRVPRSMAVKNPTLADLETALKQLKITYQTGEQHHPAHWAERGGRVAVDWSESKELLIKKVARILPHRK; encoded by the coding sequence ATGAGCCCGGAACGTATCCTGTATCCCTGCTACTTTGATGCCGCACTACTGTGTCGTGAGGGACGAAGGGTTCCCCGTTCGATGGCCGTCAAGAATCCCACGCTCGCAGATCTCGAGACCGCGCTCAAACAGCTGAAGATCACCTATCAGACGGGCGAGCAGCACCACCCGGCTCACTGGGCGGAGCGCGGGGGCAGAGTCGCCGTCGACTGGAGCGAGAGCAAGGAACTCCTCATCAAGAAGGTGGCACGGATTCTGCCGCACCGGAAGTGA
- a CDS encoding C-GCAxxG-C-C family protein, translating to MSRADDAVSRFLEGSSCAQAVTSVFAPDLGLTEEQALRVSAGFGGGMGQTGGVCGVVSAGIIVLGLRYGSGVAGDKEGRAKIYAVVAEFIDRFRERHGAIDCPALLGCDLSVPEERKRAREQNLTRDVCPEYVRDAVEILEDLL from the coding sequence ATGAGCAGAGCGGATGATGCGGTCTCCCGGTTTTTGGAGGGTTCCAGTTGTGCACAGGCGGTAACCTCGGTCTTCGCTCCCGATCTCGGGCTTACCGAGGAGCAGGCGCTCCGGGTCTCGGCGGGCTTCGGGGGCGGCATGGGTCAGACCGGCGGGGTATGCGGTGTGGTCTCCGCGGGGATCATCGTCCTCGGGCTTCGCTACGGGAGCGGTGTAGCGGGGGATAAAGAGGGGCGGGCAAAAATCTACGCCGTCGTGGCGGAGTTCATCGACCGGTTCAGGGAGCGGCACGGCGCGATCGACTGCCCCGCCCTCCTCGGGTGCGATCTCTCCGTGCCGGAGGAGCGGAAGCGGGCGCGGGAGCAGAACCTCACCAGGGACGTCTGCCCGGAGTACGTCCGCGATGCAGTGGAGATCCTCGAAGATCTTCTCTAA
- the hypB gene encoding hydrogenase nickel incorporation protein HypB, with protein MHHIDVNVEKDVYDVNNRIADANARNLREHGVRAFDLLGAIGSGKTALIERLVPLLRERGVRAGAIAGDVYGDDDFKRIVALGVPAVNANTGKECHLDAHLVEHAISHLPLDEIDALFIENVGNMVCPTDFQLGAEKRIVIVSSTEGDDVVNKHPMMFRGGTIAVINKVDLAELVGANVERMEQDIRRYNPEMPIFRTNLKTGEGTEELLDAILA; from the coding sequence ATGCATCACATCGACGTCAACGTCGAAAAGGACGTCTACGACGTCAACAACCGCATTGCAGATGCCAACGCCCGGAATCTCCGGGAACACGGCGTGCGGGCATTCGATCTCCTCGGCGCCATAGGCTCCGGGAAGACCGCCCTGATCGAGCGCCTCGTCCCACTCCTCCGCGAGCGAGGCGTTCGTGCCGGGGCTATTGCGGGCGACGTCTACGGCGACGACGACTTTAAGAGGATCGTCGCGCTCGGCGTTCCGGCAGTCAACGCAAACACGGGGAAAGAGTGTCACCTCGACGCACACCTGGTCGAGCACGCCATCAGCCACCTGCCCCTCGACGAGATCGATGCTCTCTTCATCGAGAATGTGGGGAACATGGTCTGCCCGACGGATTTCCAGCTCGGCGCCGAGAAACGGATCGTGATCGTCAGTTCCACCGAAGGCGACGACGTGGTGAACAAACACCCGATGATGTTCCGGGGGGGCACCATCGCGGTGATCAACAAGGTCGACCTCGCTGAACTCGTGGGGGCGAACGTCGAGAGAATGGAGCAGGACATCCGCCGCTACAACCCGGAGATGCCGATCTTCCGGACGAACCTCAAAACAGGCGAAGGCACGGAGGAACTGCTCGACGCAATCCTCGCATGA
- a CDS encoding WD40 repeat domain-containing protein yields MKGNHILMLAGLLLAVCLIQAVAAEVETAANTSVTAVAVAGDGRYIVAGTAGGEVIGLNESGESRWTHPGGENVSAIAVSTTGAYTAVGTENGTVTLLDENGNPIWTKNTEAPVSSVAVTESGQYIAAGSTRVHLYTYLGDTLWNVSTGDTILSVAISEDGQYIAAGTNNGRITLIGRRGNIFWENLALGAVPEVGISADGTVIAAGSYDDNLYVYSRQGGLPWLKVTGTPILALALSRDGRYVAVGNRGGNLQFFRAGEDLIFSERMDGDVGTVAISRTGSAVAAGTANGTIAFIDTRSRTNWTFPAGAPVNEVALSSAGDTLAVAAGNSTLIFATAQEPVPTTPATPAPEETTATPTPTPTAGGETALIGAAACIGVWAAGRMKKR; encoded by the coding sequence ATGAAGGGAAATCACATACTGATGCTTGCAGGTCTCCTGCTCGCCGTCTGCCTGATCCAGGCCGTAGCGGCAGAGGTGGAGACGGCGGCGAACACCAGCGTCACGGCGGTGGCGGTGGCGGGTGACGGCCGGTACATCGTCGCCGGAACCGCCGGGGGTGAGGTCATCGGCCTGAACGAGAGCGGGGAGAGCAGATGGACGCACCCCGGCGGCGAGAACGTGAGTGCGATCGCCGTATCCACTACCGGTGCCTACACCGCTGTCGGGACGGAAAACGGCACCGTGACGCTCCTCGACGAGAACGGGAACCCGATCTGGACGAAGAACACCGAAGCACCGGTCTCTTCGGTTGCCGTCACCGAGAGCGGTCAGTACATTGCGGCAGGGAGCACCCGGGTGCACCTCTACACCTACCTCGGGGATACGCTCTGGAACGTCTCGACGGGCGATACCATTCTGTCCGTCGCTATCTCGGAGGACGGCCAATATATCGCGGCGGGAACCAACAACGGGAGGATAACGCTGATCGGGCGGCGCGGCAATATCTTCTGGGAGAACCTTGCACTCGGCGCCGTCCCGGAGGTCGGCATCTCGGCGGACGGGACGGTAATCGCGGCGGGGAGCTACGACGACAACCTCTACGTCTACAGCCGTCAGGGGGGGCTTCCCTGGCTGAAGGTCACCGGCACACCTATCCTCGCTCTCGCGCTCTCCCGTGACGGCCGCTACGTGGCCGTCGGAAACCGGGGCGGCAATCTCCAGTTCTTCCGTGCCGGGGAGGATCTGATCTTCTCCGAGCGGATGGACGGCGACGTCGGAACAGTTGCGATCTCCCGGACCGGGAGTGCCGTTGCGGCGGGGACGGCCAACGGTACGATCGCCTTCATCGACACCCGGAGCCGTACAAACTGGACCTTCCCGGCAGGCGCACCCGTGAATGAGGTGGCGCTCAGCAGCGCAGGGGATACCCTCGCCGTCGCGGCAGGGAACAGCACGCTGATCTTTGCAACGGCGCAAGAACCGGTGCCAACGACGCCGGCAACGCCAGCGCCTGAAGAGACGACAGCGACGCCCACCCCGACCCCGACGGCGGGAGGAGAGACGGCGCTCATCGGCGCGGCGGCATGCATTGGCGTCTGGGCGGCAGGACGGATGAAGAAGCGATAA
- a CDS encoding DUF2240 family protein, which produces MNLTIAVAAPFKHMRKDRLQKSEFIFYIAIDRKWMNKEQANQLLERAQADGLVEVDGGFIRPLFDVAGVTVPLGFKPTSEIFEQENPYEELIGRIAAATGRSPNQIVAELNPIITDHFDGNLSVEAAVVLIAKRYAVPFEDKLDALIASVSKKNRS; this is translated from the coding sequence GTGAACCTGACAATCGCCGTCGCCGCGCCGTTCAAGCATATGCGCAAAGACCGGCTGCAGAAGAGCGAGTTCATCTTCTATATCGCCATCGACCGGAAGTGGATGAACAAAGAGCAGGCGAACCAGCTGCTGGAACGCGCACAGGCCGACGGGCTTGTCGAGGTGGACGGCGGCTTTATCAGACCGCTCTTTGACGTCGCCGGAGTGACCGTCCCGCTCGGGTTCAAACCCACTTCAGAGATATTCGAGCAGGAGAACCCGTACGAGGAACTCATCGGCCGTATTGCAGCTGCAACCGGCAGATCGCCGAACCAGATCGTGGCCGAGCTCAACCCTATCATCACCGATCACTTCGACGGCAACCTCAGCGTGGAGGCGGCGGTCGTGCTGATCGCAAAGCGATACGCCGTCCCGTTCGAGGACAAACTCGATGCCCTGATCGCGAGCGTATCGAAGAAAAACAGGAGTTGA
- a CDS encoding acyltransferase family protein — MNPGRHENNFDALRFAAAAVVIVAHAYSLSLGYARIRPDDPVLMVGCAALAALFVTSGYLITASWETTSSPGRFIWKRFLRVVPALVPMVFITLFIIGPLMTTLPLSGYYASLFSWQGLVSAPFFENGAIIGLFQGNPVTNVNSSLWTIPVEVFMYGIVAICGVTGLLSRRGVVPGLILVNLLIWLPWYADPSLGKVRFTLYFLVGAYLYLHRERIVYDVRIAGVLLAVLLLAIATPYVTAAGVLCIPYLTLYFAHLPIPFLSGFGRAGDFSYGMYIYHYPLQQAVIQATQDAVAAPVLAVLSFAMTFPLAYLSWNLVERRALGLKNTPPSALARAYRLRVETLLSGGLAGGDRIAGKR; from the coding sequence ATGAACCCGGGCAGGCACGAGAACAACTTCGATGCGCTCCGGTTTGCCGCCGCAGCGGTTGTGATCGTCGCTCACGCATACTCGCTCTCGCTCGGCTACGCCCGGATCCGGCCGGACGACCCGGTTCTCATGGTTGGGTGTGCCGCGCTCGCCGCGCTCTTCGTCACCAGCGGCTACCTGATCACGGCCAGCTGGGAGACAACCTCATCACCGGGCAGGTTTATCTGGAAACGGTTTCTGCGGGTGGTTCCCGCCCTCGTACCGATGGTCTTCATCACGCTCTTCATCATCGGCCCGTTGATGACGACCCTCCCGTTGTCCGGGTACTACGCATCGCTCTTCTCGTGGCAGGGTCTCGTTTCGGCGCCGTTCTTCGAGAACGGTGCGATTATCGGCCTTTTTCAGGGCAACCCCGTGACGAATGTGAACAGCTCGCTCTGGACGATCCCGGTCGAAGTCTTCATGTACGGCATCGTCGCGATCTGCGGCGTGACCGGCCTTTTAAGCCGGCGGGGCGTCGTCCCCGGGCTGATCCTCGTAAACCTCCTCATCTGGCTGCCCTGGTACGCCGACCCGAGCCTCGGGAAAGTGCGGTTCACGCTCTACTTCCTCGTCGGTGCCTACCTCTACCTCCACCGGGAGCGGATCGTCTACGATGTCCGGATAGCAGGAGTGCTCCTCGCCGTGCTTCTCCTCGCCATCGCAACGCCGTATGTCACCGCCGCAGGAGTGCTCTGCATTCCGTACCTGACGCTGTACTTTGCCCACCTTCCGATCCCGTTCCTCAGCGGCTTCGGGCGGGCGGGCGACTTCTCCTACGGGATGTACATCTACCACTATCCCCTTCAGCAGGCGGTGATCCAGGCGACGCAGGACGCAGTCGCGGCACCGGTGCTCGCCGTCCTCTCGTTTGCGATGACCTTCCCGCTCGCATACCTCTCCTGGAACCTCGTCGAGCGGCGGGCGCTCGGGCTGAAGAACACACCGCCTTCGGCACTCGCCAGGGCGTACCGGCTCCGCGTGGAGACGCTCCTCTCGGGCGGCCTCGCGGGCGGCGACCGGATAGCGGGGAAACGGTAA